In a single window of the Thermodesulfobacteriota bacterium genome:
- the obgE gene encoding GTPase ObgE, translated as MKFIDEAIISVSSGHGGSGCVSFRREKYIPLGGPDGGNGGDGGDIIFKADPGKRTLHYFKTRRSFAAQNGAPGKGRQQTGKNGQDTIVPIPPGTIITDAETGQVIADMVVANESFTFLKGGRGGKGNKHFTTSTNRSPKFAQPGEPGQSARVKLELKLLADVGIIGLPNAGKSTLLSVISAARPAIRDYPFTTLSPNLGMVQIRDSEPFAVADIPGLIEGAHAGTGLGIQFLKHIERTRCLVHLIDAAAIDIDDPLRGYRTINNELAMYGKHLLEKPQVVVLNKMDITGAAELADLFVEAAGLQTCFRISAAARKGIEDLKKHLFTIVSTHHEPDPTDLSE; from the coding sequence TTGAAATTTATTGACGAAGCCATTATCTCTGTCAGCTCCGGTCACGGCGGCAGTGGTTGCGTCAGCTTCAGGCGTGAAAAGTACATTCCCCTGGGAGGTCCTGACGGCGGCAACGGCGGTGACGGCGGCGACATCATCTTCAAAGCCGACCCGGGCAAACGCACCCTTCACTACTTTAAAACCAGAAGAAGTTTCGCCGCCCAGAACGGCGCCCCGGGCAAAGGCCGGCAGCAGACCGGAAAAAACGGCCAGGACACCATTGTCCCCATCCCTCCCGGAACCATCATAACCGACGCGGAAACCGGTCAGGTTATCGCGGACATGGTCGTGGCCAACGAATCGTTTACTTTCCTTAAGGGCGGCCGGGGCGGTAAAGGAAACAAACATTTCACCACCTCCACCAACCGCTCCCCGAAATTCGCCCAGCCCGGGGAACCCGGTCAGTCGGCCAGGGTAAAACTCGAGCTTAAGCTGCTGGCCGATGTCGGCATTATCGGTCTTCCCAATGCCGGCAAATCCACCCTGCTTTCCGTCATTTCGGCAGCCCGCCCGGCCATCAGGGATTATCCCTTCACCACCCTTTCCCCCAACCTCGGCATGGTCCAGATCAGGGACAGCGAACCCTTCGCGGTGGCGGACATTCCGGGTCTGATCGAGGGCGCCCACGCGGGCACCGGGCTCGGTATCCAGTTTCTCAAGCACATCGAGCGGACGCGCTGCCTGGTCCATCTCATTGACGCGGCCGCCATTGATATAGACGACCCGCTGCGGGGCTACCGGACGATAAACAACGAGCTGGCCATGTACGGAAAGCATCTGCTTGAAAAGCCGCAGGTGGTGGTGTTAAACAAGATGGATATCACCGGGGCGGCCGAGCTGGCGGATCTGTTCGTCGAAGCCGCCGGGCTCCAAACCTGCTTCCGGATTTCCGCGGCCGCCCGGAAAGGCATTGAGGATTTAAAAAAACATTTATTTACGATAGTATCAACACATCATGAACCAGACCCGACAGACCTTTCTGAATAG
- a CDS encoding TetR family transcriptional regulator, translated as MKAEERKQLILDCSKRLFSTYGYYRTQISDITKEAQIARGTIYQYFKNKQDIFITLLENAYQQWEISILKDISAVDLKTITPINYLRLRIRTTVAFLVADPDIFNIAMTMGFGLPTELAEATRKLEEKIIIIAYNDFKLGMHNNHIKENLNVTHVGEMMVGAIFSSVYFALLKANKDALKINTESLADEIVDLFAPGIFRTEALNL; from the coding sequence ATGAAAGCGGAAGAACGCAAACAACTGATTCTGGATTGCTCCAAACGGCTTTTTTCAACCTACGGTTATTACCGCACCCAGATTTCGGATATTACCAAGGAAGCCCAGATCGCCCGGGGAACGATCTATCAGTATTTTAAAAACAAACAGGATATTTTTATCACCCTGCTGGAAAACGCCTACCAGCAATGGGAGATATCCATTTTAAAGGATATATCGGCGGTTGACCTCAAAACGATCACGCCGATCAACTACCTGCGGCTTCGCATCAGAACAACGGTGGCGTTCCTGGTGGCCGACCCGGACATCTTCAATATCGCCATGACCATGGGATTTGGATTGCCGACGGAACTGGCTGAAGCCACCCGGAAACTCGAAGAAAAAATTATCATCATCGCTTACAATGACTTCAAGCTGGGCATGCACAATAACCACATCAAAGAAAACCTGAACGTGACCCATGTCGGTGAAATGATGGTCGGCGCTATTTTCAGTTCGGTTTATTTTGCCCTTTTAAAAGCGAACAAGGACGCGCTAAAAATCAACACCGAAAGCCTGGCCGACGAAATTGTCGATCTGTTCGCGCCGGGTATATTCCGGACAGAAGCACTGAATCTCTAA
- the rplU gene encoding 50S ribosomal protein L21, giving the protein MYAVIASGGKQYRVEKDEVLRIEKIPGDVGDSVSFDQVLMFADADKVSIGQPLLKNVSVRAHIVEQDRAKKVLIFKFRRRKRFRKTQGHRQSFTAVKVDAIEAA; this is encoded by the coding sequence ATGTACGCGGTAATTGCTTCCGGTGGAAAACAGTACCGGGTGGAAAAAGACGAGGTTTTGCGAATTGAAAAAATCCCCGGGGATGTGGGGGATTCCGTTTCTTTTGACCAGGTTCTTATGTTTGCCGATGCCGACAAGGTCAGCATCGGGCAACCCCTGCTGAAAAACGTTTCCGTTCGGGCGCACATCGTTGAGCAGGACAGGGCGAAAAAAGTCCTTATTTTCAAGTTCAGGCGAAGAAAACGGTTTCGAAAGACCCAGGGACACCGACAGTCCTTCACGGCCGTCAAGGTCGATGCCATCGAAGCCGCTTGA
- the rpmA gene encoding 50S ribosomal protein L27 translates to MAHKKAAGSSRNGRDSRGQRRGVKRFGGQKVTAGSIIVRQLGTQFHPGNNVGLGKDYTLFSKIDGVVAFEASGKRKKISVYAA, encoded by the coding sequence ATGGCTCATAAAAAAGCAGCCGGAAGCTCAAGAAACGGCCGGGACAGCCGGGGCCAGAGACGGGGCGTTAAAAGATTCGGCGGACAGAAAGTAACGGCGGGCAGCATCATCGTCCGCCAGCTGGGAACCCAGTTTCATCCCGGAAACAACGTCGGGCTGGGCAAGGACTATACCCTGTTTTCCAAAATTGACGGCGTGGTTGCCTTTGAGGCCTCCGGCAAGCGGAAAAAAATCAGCGTTTATGCAGCTTGA
- a CDS encoding SCP2 sterol-binding domain-containing protein, with protein sequence MDIPTGLSIKDLLLDFSPKMAKEMIAKSGAAAELADTEFSMVVDVSGTKYSYVVKNGKDFDVKEGSLDKPMVVIGIAEEDLKKMIETNSLDMLLGIQSDLNKRKYQALKSLKGKMTAKLANADGSVVTISTVFNGSETPAATFKMKMSDSIALVKKETNPVNLFMSGGMQIEGDMAFAMQTQPLFT encoded by the coding sequence ATGGATATTCCGACGGGATTGAGTATTAAAGATTTACTGCTGGATTTTTCACCCAAAATGGCCAAAGAAATGATCGCCAAGAGCGGCGCTGCCGCTGAACTGGCGGACACCGAGTTTTCCATGGTGGTGGATGTTTCCGGAACCAAGTATAGCTATGTGGTTAAAAACGGAAAGGATTTTGACGTCAAGGAAGGTTCTCTGGACAAGCCCATGGTGGTTATCGGCATTGCCGAAGAAGACCTGAAGAAGATGATCGAAACCAACAGCCTGGATATGCTCCTGGGCATTCAGAGCGACCTGAACAAGAGAAAGTATCAGGCCCTCAAGAGCCTGAAGGGAAAAATGACGGCGAAACTGGCCAATGCCGATGGTAGCGTCGTTACCATCTCCACGGTCTTCAACGGATCGGAAACCCCGGCGGCGACATTCAAGATGAAGATGTCCGATTCCATCGCCCTGGTCAAAAAAGAGACCAACCCGGTCAATCTGTTCATGTCCGGCGGCATGCAGATCGAAGGCGACATGGCCTTTGCCATGCAGACCCAGCCGCTGTTTACTTAA
- a CDS encoding AMP-binding protein yields MTAKMPWLKEYKVFGIPETLAPYPDKPVGSILDEAARMFKRTGVIQNNFKMTYPEVKDHADRLACALVDKGLKKGDRVATILPTSIQFFIADYAIAKAGLVQIPSSNLEPPAHLEHKFSKGTPRAIICLDEDLAEVKQVMEKVKIEYLIVTRLDDYSLAPPAKHADLGMANAFWMTDLIRATEPRPLNITFDVEKDLELLLFTGGTTGLPKGCMLTHRNIYANAIQSSWAQGAASRVVRGAISVLFGLPMFHSYGHIILHVLTILGADQILITDARDTKTMVDMIKKYRPLMQMGVPTQFLKIAHEELQGMGMLGISGSAPLPPSTQAEFEKKSSGAIMEGYGLSEMSPCTHLNTSFLVRLAGGRLPQQLNSAFLSFPGVAPVVNQGLRLVGSKTIGTVAGKFISFKVKSTGGEKKKKSSGEKRGAVGIPFPDTEIMLIDVDSGVPLTDEEILAGKRGEMCLKGPQRMLGYWPDPGNGLDENGYVRTGDVVTVDKDGYFYIVDRTKDMVNVSGYKVYTREIDDILCSHPKVEMAATVGIPDPDREGSERVVAYVQPKAAYMDTLKPDEIIDFLKEQVAKYAVPKAVQIVETMPLTEVQKLDKKRVRALATEMFADRIKSHP; encoded by the coding sequence TTGACTGCGAAAATGCCGTGGCTCAAAGAGTACAAGGTCTTTGGTATCCCCGAAACGCTGGCCCCTTATCCGGACAAACCGGTCGGCTCCATTCTGGATGAAGCCGCCCGCATGTTCAAGCGGACCGGGGTGATCCAGAACAATTTTAAAATGACCTATCCCGAGGTGAAGGATCATGCCGATCGACTGGCCTGTGCCCTGGTCGACAAAGGACTGAAAAAAGGCGACCGGGTGGCGACGATTCTGCCCACGTCCATTCAGTTCTTCATCGCGGATTATGCCATTGCCAAGGCAGGGCTGGTTCAGATACCGAGCAGCAATCTGGAGCCGCCGGCCCATCTGGAGCATAAATTTTCCAAGGGAACGCCCCGGGCCATTATCTGCCTGGACGAGGACCTGGCCGAGGTGAAGCAGGTCATGGAAAAGGTGAAAATCGAATACCTGATTGTCACCAGGCTGGATGACTACTCCCTGGCGCCGCCGGCAAAACATGCCGATCTGGGTATGGCCAACGCCTTCTGGATGACCGATCTGATCCGGGCAACCGAACCGAGGCCGCTGAATATCACCTTTGACGTGGAGAAAGACCTGGAACTGCTGCTGTTCACCGGCGGCACCACCGGGCTTCCCAAGGGTTGCATGCTGACGCACCGGAATATTTACGCCAACGCGATCCAGTCCAGCTGGGCCCAGGGTGCGGCCAGCCGGGTGGTCAGAGGGGCCATTTCGGTTCTGTTCGGCCTGCCCATGTTTCACTCTTACGGTCATATTATTCTGCATGTTCTGACTATCCTGGGAGCCGACCAGATTCTGATTACCGACGCCCGGGACACCAAGACCATGGTGGATATGATCAAAAAGTACCGGCCGCTCATGCAGATGGGCGTGCCCACGCAGTTTCTGAAAATTGCTCATGAAGAACTGCAGGGCATGGGCATGCTCGGCATTTCGGGCTCCGCGCCCCTGCCGCCGAGTACCCAGGCGGAGTTTGAGAAAAAATCCAGTGGCGCCATCATGGAAGGCTACGGCCTTTCGGAGATGTCACCCTGTACGCACCTGAACACGTCGTTTCTCGTCAGGCTGGCCGGCGGCCGGCTGCCGCAACAGCTCAACAGCGCCTTTTTGAGCTTTCCGGGCGTGGCGCCGGTCGTCAATCAGGGGCTGCGACTGGTGGGCAGCAAGACCATCGGCACCGTGGCCGGCAAGTTTATCTCCTTCAAGGTCAAGAGCACCGGCGGGGAAAAGAAGAAGAAATCCTCCGGCGAGAAAAGAGGCGCGGTGGGCATTCCCTTTCCGGACACGGAGATCATGCTGATCGACGTGGATTCGGGCGTGCCGCTGACCGACGAAGAAATTCTGGCCGGTAAAAGAGGCGAAATGTGCCTGAAAGGACCCCAGCGGATGCTGGGCTACTGGCCGGACCCCGGCAACGGGCTGGACGAGAACGGTTATGTCCGTACCGGAGACGTGGTGACCGTGGACAAGGACGGCTATTTTTATATCGTTGACCGGACCAAGGACATGGTCAATGTTTCCGGATATAAAGTATATACCAGAGAAATCGATGATATCCTGTGTTCCCATCCCAAGGTGGAAATGGCGGCAACCGTCGGCATTCCCGACCCGGACCGGGAAGGCAGCGAGCGGGTGGTCGCCTACGTGCAGCCCAAAGCCGCCTACATGGACACGCTGAAACCCGATGAAATCATAGACTTTTTAAAAGAGCAGGTGGCCAAATACGCTGTTCCCAAAGCGGTTCAGATCGTGGAAACCATGCCCCTGACGGAGGTCCAGAAGCTGGACAAAAAGCGGGTA